The following proteins are encoded in a genomic region of Thunnus maccoyii chromosome 8, fThuMac1.1, whole genome shotgun sequence:
- the LOC121902592 gene encoding uncharacterized protein LOC121902592 isoform X1, giving the protein MIILGDFNCNWLDRSFSNDRNLINSVNLTQLIKEPTRVDYRSSSLLDWILVTNPERIIKSGVMSDCLSDHSVIFCVWKIKIPSLPPKYIRLRQCKNINVDNFIQDIISINWDRFQLIPLVDDVWNFFYSEITNIIDKHTPIKTISVKGRHLPWISSQFISLFKQRDKAWAKYRLSKDAADWETYRYLRNLYKTITRNAKSNYYKDSFLQDFRDPRQFWKQLDNILNKTNKKLLNQIRINNEIINDPLLISQAFNHHFSSICGSQHFNSYDMAGFLNCTTREMSSPHPINVFLLPHGSVYNSDQSDLWL; this is encoded by the coding sequence ATGATTATCTTGGGTGACTTCAATTGTAACTGGCTTGATCGCTCCTTCTCCAATGATAGGAATTTAATTAATAGTGTAAACCTCACTCAGTTAATTAAGGAACCTACAAGAGTTGATTATCGGTCGTCATCTCTGTTGGACTGGATACTTGTCACTAATCCTGAAAGAATAATTAAATCTGGTGTTATGTCAGACTGTTTAAGTGATCACTCTGTTATATTTTGTGTCTGGAAAATCAAAATTCCAAGTTTGCCTCCTAAATATATTAGACTGAGACAATGCAAGAACATTAATGTAGATAATTTTATTCAAGATATAATTTCCATTAATTGGGACAGATTTCAGTTAATTCCTCTTGTTGATGATGTATGGaactttttttattctgaaatTACAAACATAATTGATAAACACACCCCCATAAAAACAATAAGCGTTAAAGGTAGACACCTACCCTGGATTAGCTCACAATTTATCAGCCTTTTCAAACAAAGGGATAAAGCCTGGGCCAAATATCGTCTGTCTAAGGATGCTGCTGATTGGGAAACCTACAGATACTTGAGAAATCTATATAAAACCATAACAAGGAATGCAAAATCTAACTACTATAAAGACAGCTTTTTACAGGATTTCCGTGATCCTAGACAGTTCTGGAAACAATTGGACAATATTCTcaataaaactaacaaaaaactCTTAAACCAGATAcgtataaataatgaaattattaatgaTCCTCTACTTATTTCCCAAGCTTTCAACCATCATTTCTCATCTATCTGTGGTTCCCAACACTTTAATTCTTATGATATGGCTGGCTTTTTAAACTGTACTACAAgggaaatgtcctcccctcatcctattaatgtgtttttactccctcatggcagCGTTTACAACTCTGACCAGTCTGAtctctggctgtga
- the LOC121902592 gene encoding uncharacterized protein LOC121902592 isoform X2, with translation MENAGVEAEIYSQLKGKWLSFQSNHRDSVGHAAAFVHLSTCRRLPLLLKLRGSFKDAARPLQLCNTAAAPLRRDSKPRKQATGKGAPAESGSMQSFSVNLSTPVRSQPDHPSLAARPSLLWLSLTCCHSRAIIMTLLHTIHLHGRVPEALCSSSQITISLSLLPYFSTRPEFTRICYHITKIYASSSPPPVSRFHQGVILYYSRIHLPLSYPVTSRWGLIAKDFSTVIYHAYSINIIYFIKKLSLS, from the exons atggagaaTGCCGGAGTGGAAGCGGAGATATActctcaactgaagggaaaatgg CTGTCATTCCAGAGCAATCATCGCGACTCAGTCGGTCATGCTGCTGCATTCGTGCATCTGTCGACATGCAG GAGGTTGCCTCTGTTACTCAAGCTGCGCGGCAGCTTCAAAGACGCCGCTCGTCCTctgcaactctgcaacacagctgcagctcctctcagacGGGACTCCAAACCCCGTAAGCAAGCGACCGGCAAAGGTGCTCCAGCGGAGTCTGGCTCCATGCAGAGTTTCTCAGTCAACCTCTCTACTCCAGTCAGATCTCAACCAGACCATCCCTCTCTGGCTGCTCGCCCGTCCCTACTCTGGCTCTCCCTCACCTG ctgtcattccAGAGCAATCATCATGACCCTCCTCCACACCATCCACCTCCATGGCCGTGTCCCGGAAGCTCTCTGCTCTTCATCCCAGATCACCATCTCGCTTTCTCTACTCCCTTACTTCAGCACCAGGCCCGAGTTCACCAGAATCTGCTACCACATCACCAAGATCTACGCctcttcatcaccaccaccagtgtctagatTCCATCAGGGGGTTATCCTATACTATTCTCGCATTCACCTCCCCCTTTCATATCCAGTGACATCACGATGGGgtctaatcgccaaagactTTTCCACCGTCATCTATCATGCTTATTCAATTAATATCATTTACTTCATAAAGAaactgagtctctcctga
- the tmem129 gene encoding E3 ubiquitin-protein ligase TM129 isoform X2, with amino-acid sequence MRKWDSVNIDYFKVVENIQPRLSMESPELTFTLAYIVFSLCFVFTPNEFRSAGLTVQNVFSSWLGSEDAGFIQYHVRRTSVTLLLHSALPLGYYMGMCIAAPEKHLGYIHQVSDSWRAFLLLSLSLQLASWTLIIYWSRYHWHNHPVSRVLQAHVQPPHSSWGSVASNINTEFRRIDKFATGAPGARVIITDSWVLKVTTYHVYMALQSDCHVTVTGSRQHHLNPDSASPIQFLTLRVESINPAVRPFDIRLNSTEYAELREKLHAPIRNAANIVIHQTISELFLETFRAQVDLNQPYTLPDGQEVEPCIGCMQVPAGTKLVRLCHAEGADNESECQQCFCRPMWCLSCLGRWFASRQDQQRPETWLSSRVPCPTCRAKFCILDICVVH; translated from the exons ATGCGGAAGTGGGATAGTGTAAACATTGATTACTTCAAGGTAGTAGAGAATATTCAACCTAGATTAAGCATGGAAAGCCCGGAGTTAACTTTTACTTTGGCCTACATAGTGTTCTCGCTCTGCTTCGTGTTTACGCCAAACGAGTTCCGTTCGGCCGGTTTAACCGTCCAGAATGTGTTTTCATCGTGGCTGGGGAGCGAGGACGCGGGCTTCATCCAGTACCACGTAAGGAGGACCAGCGTCACCCTGCTGCTCCACTCTGCGCTGCCTCTGG GTTACTACATGGGAATGTGTATTGCTGCTCCAGAAAAACACCTAGGATACATTCACCAG GTGAGTGACAGCTGGAGagcctttctcctcctctctctcagcctccAGTTGGCCAGCTGGACACTCATCATCTACTGGTCCCGCTATCACTGGCACAACCATCCAGTCAGCCGGGTCCTGCAGGCTCATGTACAGCCTCCTCACTCCAGCTGGGGCTCTGTGGCAAGCAACATCAACACTGAGTTCAGACGCATTGATAAATTTGCTACAGGGGCGCCTGGAGCCAGAGTTATCATTACTGACAGCTGGGTGTTAAAG GTGACCACCTATCATGTCTACATGGCTTTACAGAGTGACTGTCATGTGACAGTGACAGGGTCCAGACAGCACCACCTGAATCCAGACTCAGCCTCCCCGATCCAGTTCCTGACCCTGAGAGTGGAGAGCATCAACCCTGCTGTCAGACCCTTTGATATCag GCTGAACTCTACAGAATATGCAGAGCTAAGGGAAAAGCTCCATGCTCCCATCAGAAACGCTGCCAATATAGTGATCCACCAAACTATAAGTGAACTATTCCTGGAAACATTCAGAGCTCAGGTGGACCTCAATCAGCCATATACACTCCCTGATGGACAG GAGGTGGAGCCCTGTATCGGCTGTATGCAGGTTCCAGCGGGCACCAAGCTGGTCAGACTCTGCCATGCAGAag GAGCTGATAATGAGTCAGAGTGCCAGCAGTGTTTCTGCAGACCCATGTGGTGTCTGTCCTGTCTGGGTCGATGGTTCGCCAGTCGCCAAGACCAGCAAAGACCTGAGACCTGGCTGTCCAGCAGAGTCCCTTGCCCCACCTGTAGAGCCAAATTCTGTATATTGGACATCTGTGTGGTCCACTGA
- the tmem129 gene encoding E3 ubiquitin-protein ligase TM129 isoform X1, with the protein MRKWDSVNIDYFKVVENIQPRLSMESPELTFTLAYIVFSLCFVFTPNEFRSAGLTVQNVFSSWLGSEDAGFIQYHVRRTSVTLLLHSALPLGTVTHRQGYYMGMCIAAPEKHLGYIHQVSDSWRAFLLLSLSLQLASWTLIIYWSRYHWHNHPVSRVLQAHVQPPHSSWGSVASNINTEFRRIDKFATGAPGARVIITDSWVLKVTTYHVYMALQSDCHVTVTGSRQHHLNPDSASPIQFLTLRVESINPAVRPFDIRLNSTEYAELREKLHAPIRNAANIVIHQTISELFLETFRAQVDLNQPYTLPDGQEVEPCIGCMQVPAGTKLVRLCHAEGADNESECQQCFCRPMWCLSCLGRWFASRQDQQRPETWLSSRVPCPTCRAKFCILDICVVH; encoded by the exons ATGCGGAAGTGGGATAGTGTAAACATTGATTACTTCAAGGTAGTAGAGAATATTCAACCTAGATTAAGCATGGAAAGCCCGGAGTTAACTTTTACTTTGGCCTACATAGTGTTCTCGCTCTGCTTCGTGTTTACGCCAAACGAGTTCCGTTCGGCCGGTTTAACCGTCCAGAATGTGTTTTCATCGTGGCTGGGGAGCGAGGACGCGGGCTTCATCCAGTACCACGTAAGGAGGACCAGCGTCACCCTGCTGCTCCACTCTGCGCTGCCTCTGGGtacagtaacacacagacagG GTTACTACATGGGAATGTGTATTGCTGCTCCAGAAAAACACCTAGGATACATTCACCAG GTGAGTGACAGCTGGAGagcctttctcctcctctctctcagcctccAGTTGGCCAGCTGGACACTCATCATCTACTGGTCCCGCTATCACTGGCACAACCATCCAGTCAGCCGGGTCCTGCAGGCTCATGTACAGCCTCCTCACTCCAGCTGGGGCTCTGTGGCAAGCAACATCAACACTGAGTTCAGACGCATTGATAAATTTGCTACAGGGGCGCCTGGAGCCAGAGTTATCATTACTGACAGCTGGGTGTTAAAG GTGACCACCTATCATGTCTACATGGCTTTACAGAGTGACTGTCATGTGACAGTGACAGGGTCCAGACAGCACCACCTGAATCCAGACTCAGCCTCCCCGATCCAGTTCCTGACCCTGAGAGTGGAGAGCATCAACCCTGCTGTCAGACCCTTTGATATCag GCTGAACTCTACAGAATATGCAGAGCTAAGGGAAAAGCTCCATGCTCCCATCAGAAACGCTGCCAATATAGTGATCCACCAAACTATAAGTGAACTATTCCTGGAAACATTCAGAGCTCAGGTGGACCTCAATCAGCCATATACACTCCCTGATGGACAG GAGGTGGAGCCCTGTATCGGCTGTATGCAGGTTCCAGCGGGCACCAAGCTGGTCAGACTCTGCCATGCAGAag GAGCTGATAATGAGTCAGAGTGCCAGCAGTGTTTCTGCAGACCCATGTGGTGTCTGTCCTGTCTGGGTCGATGGTTCGCCAGTCGCCAAGACCAGCAAAGACCTGAGACCTGGCTGTCCAGCAGAGTCCCTTGCCCCACCTGTAGAGCCAAATTCTGTATATTGGACATCTGTGTGGTCCACTGA
- the tmem129 gene encoding E3 ubiquitin-protein ligase TM129 isoform X3: protein MDVNIQIKGYYMGMCIAAPEKHLGYIHQVSDSWRAFLLLSLSLQLASWTLIIYWSRYHWHNHPVSRVLQAHVQPPHSSWGSVASNINTEFRRIDKFATGAPGARVIITDSWVLKVTTYHVYMALQSDCHVTVTGSRQHHLNPDSASPIQFLTLRVESINPAVRPFDIRLNSTEYAELREKLHAPIRNAANIVIHQTISELFLETFRAQVDLNQPYTLPDGQEVEPCIGCMQVPAGTKLVRLCHAEGADNESECQQCFCRPMWCLSCLGRWFASRQDQQRPETWLSSRVPCPTCRAKFCILDICVVH, encoded by the exons ATGGATGTAAACATCCAAATAAAAG GTTACTACATGGGAATGTGTATTGCTGCTCCAGAAAAACACCTAGGATACATTCACCAG GTGAGTGACAGCTGGAGagcctttctcctcctctctctcagcctccAGTTGGCCAGCTGGACACTCATCATCTACTGGTCCCGCTATCACTGGCACAACCATCCAGTCAGCCGGGTCCTGCAGGCTCATGTACAGCCTCCTCACTCCAGCTGGGGCTCTGTGGCAAGCAACATCAACACTGAGTTCAGACGCATTGATAAATTTGCTACAGGGGCGCCTGGAGCCAGAGTTATCATTACTGACAGCTGGGTGTTAAAG GTGACCACCTATCATGTCTACATGGCTTTACAGAGTGACTGTCATGTGACAGTGACAGGGTCCAGACAGCACCACCTGAATCCAGACTCAGCCTCCCCGATCCAGTTCCTGACCCTGAGAGTGGAGAGCATCAACCCTGCTGTCAGACCCTTTGATATCag GCTGAACTCTACAGAATATGCAGAGCTAAGGGAAAAGCTCCATGCTCCCATCAGAAACGCTGCCAATATAGTGATCCACCAAACTATAAGTGAACTATTCCTGGAAACATTCAGAGCTCAGGTGGACCTCAATCAGCCATATACACTCCCTGATGGACAG GAGGTGGAGCCCTGTATCGGCTGTATGCAGGTTCCAGCGGGCACCAAGCTGGTCAGACTCTGCCATGCAGAag GAGCTGATAATGAGTCAGAGTGCCAGCAGTGTTTCTGCAGACCCATGTGGTGTCTGTCCTGTCTGGGTCGATGGTTCGCCAGTCGCCAAGACCAGCAAAGACCTGAGACCTGGCTGTCCAGCAGAGTCCCTTGCCCCACCTGTAGAGCCAAATTCTGTATATTGGACATCTGTGTGGTCCACTGA
- the tmem129 gene encoding E3 ubiquitin-protein ligase TM129 isoform X4 — translation MGMCIAAPEKHLGYIHQVSDSWRAFLLLSLSLQLASWTLIIYWSRYHWHNHPVSRVLQAHVQPPHSSWGSVASNINTEFRRIDKFATGAPGARVIITDSWVLKVTTYHVYMALQSDCHVTVTGSRQHHLNPDSASPIQFLTLRVESINPAVRPFDIRLNSTEYAELREKLHAPIRNAANIVIHQTISELFLETFRAQVDLNQPYTLPDGQEVEPCIGCMQVPAGTKLVRLCHAEGADNESECQQCFCRPMWCLSCLGRWFASRQDQQRPETWLSSRVPCPTCRAKFCILDICVVH, via the exons ATGGGAATGTGTATTGCTGCTCCAGAAAAACACCTAGGATACATTCACCAG GTGAGTGACAGCTGGAGagcctttctcctcctctctctcagcctccAGTTGGCCAGCTGGACACTCATCATCTACTGGTCCCGCTATCACTGGCACAACCATCCAGTCAGCCGGGTCCTGCAGGCTCATGTACAGCCTCCTCACTCCAGCTGGGGCTCTGTGGCAAGCAACATCAACACTGAGTTCAGACGCATTGATAAATTTGCTACAGGGGCGCCTGGAGCCAGAGTTATCATTACTGACAGCTGGGTGTTAAAG GTGACCACCTATCATGTCTACATGGCTTTACAGAGTGACTGTCATGTGACAGTGACAGGGTCCAGACAGCACCACCTGAATCCAGACTCAGCCTCCCCGATCCAGTTCCTGACCCTGAGAGTGGAGAGCATCAACCCTGCTGTCAGACCCTTTGATATCag GCTGAACTCTACAGAATATGCAGAGCTAAGGGAAAAGCTCCATGCTCCCATCAGAAACGCTGCCAATATAGTGATCCACCAAACTATAAGTGAACTATTCCTGGAAACATTCAGAGCTCAGGTGGACCTCAATCAGCCATATACACTCCCTGATGGACAG GAGGTGGAGCCCTGTATCGGCTGTATGCAGGTTCCAGCGGGCACCAAGCTGGTCAGACTCTGCCATGCAGAag GAGCTGATAATGAGTCAGAGTGCCAGCAGTGTTTCTGCAGACCCATGTGGTGTCTGTCCTGTCTGGGTCGATGGTTCGCCAGTCGCCAAGACCAGCAAAGACCTGAGACCTGGCTGTCCAGCAGAGTCCCTTGCCCCACCTGTAGAGCCAAATTCTGTATATTGGACATCTGTGTGGTCCACTGA